In Humulus lupulus chromosome 6, drHumLupu1.1, whole genome shotgun sequence, a single genomic region encodes these proteins:
- the LOC133785852 gene encoding uncharacterized protein LOC133785852 yields the protein MEKFSKTFRAPATRFHLDLELLSPNFISEDMNSVLTKIPNDIEIVDIFNAINPDKALGFDGMPASFYRHHCEIIAQDVLRMVKHFFIHTELPQELNKNVSKLLENRLPNILPKVVSSMQYAFVGGRVIQDNSMVVQEILHSMQTKRTKGGHFLLKLDLEKTFDFHDWKFLETVLLKWGFHTTFVGWIIKCVTTSSFSLMLNGSPFASLLSTRGLRQGDPLLPALFIIATNILSRMLVRAKSDKNIIGIWVAHNAPIISHLFFMNYIILVGKASAKKAKGFS from the exons ATGGAAAAGTTTAGCAAAACTTTCAGAGCACCTGCAACTCGGTTCCATTTGGATCTTGAACTGTTGAGTCCTAACTTTATCTCAGAAGACATGAACTCTGTTTTGACTAAAATCCCAAATGATATTGAGATTGTGGACATTTTCAATGCAATTAACCCAGATAAGGCTCTAGGCTTTGATGGGATGCCCGCGTCGTTTTATAGACACCATTGCGAGATCATTGCCCAAGACGTTCTAAGAATGGTGAAACATTTCTTCATCCATACAGAACTGCCTCAAGAATTGAACAAG AACGTCTCTAAACTTCTGGAAAATCGTCTTCCAAATATTCTGCCGAAGGTGGTATCATCTATGCAATATGCATTTGTTGGGGGTCGAGTTATCCAGGACAACTCTATGGTTGTTCAAGAAATACTCCACTCTATGCAAACAAAAAGGACAAAAGGAGGCCATTTCTTGCTCAAATTGGATTTGGAAAAAACATTTGATTTTCATGATTGGAAGTTTTTAGAGACGGTGCTTCTTAAATGGGGTTTCCACACCACGTTTGTGGGTTGGATAATCAAATGTGTGACAACATCGTCCTTCTCGCTTATGCTCAATGGGAGTCCCTTCGCTTCTTTACTATCAACTAGGGGATTGAGGCAAGGAGATCCTCTTTTACCGGCATTATTCATAATTGCTACAAATATCCTTTCAAGAATGCTAGTAAGGGCCAAAAGTGATAAAAATATTATAGGTATATGGGTGGCACATAATGCACCGATTATTAGCCACTTGTTCTTTATGAACTACATAATCTTGGTGGGGAAAGCATCGGCAAAAAAGGCTAAGGGTTTCTCATAA